A genomic window from Oceanibaculum nanhaiense includes:
- a CDS encoding CaiB/BaiF CoA transferase family protein, producing the protein MKPLEGIKILDLSKVIAGPLCGQYLGDLGAEVVKVEPVGSGDDTRGWSPQEKGQSALFLAFNHNKRSIALDLKSDEGRKIVHDLAKRADIVLQGFGGGTAAKLGVDYATLSALNPRLIYCEISGYGRDGPMGKTPGYDVMLQAFSGMISTMGDPDGPYARASFSPVDQATGMHALSGVLAALLERQKTGKGVYLEVSLLDSAMGLMGYLAQNYWRSGALPERMGTGHPSLAPYQAFAASDGALMVGVGNDGQWRRLCVLLGLEDYAAHPDFATNAARVRNFARTVALVQEKVRAQPAAHWLAVLSEAGLPCAPIHTLDQALDHPQLAARGLLVDSDHPALGPIRNIGYPVRFAGEARQASRTPPLLGQHSAEILRELGYDEAAIAALAEAGHVGIVNKEEEPA; encoded by the coding sequence ATGAAACCGCTCGAAGGAATAAAAATCCTCGACCTCAGCAAGGTGATCGCTGGCCCGCTATGCGGCCAGTATCTGGGCGATCTGGGGGCCGAGGTGGTGAAGGTGGAGCCGGTCGGCAGCGGCGACGATACGCGGGGCTGGTCGCCGCAGGAGAAGGGCCAGTCGGCGCTGTTCCTCGCCTTCAACCATAACAAGCGCAGCATCGCCCTGGACCTGAAGAGCGATGAAGGGCGGAAGATCGTCCACGATCTGGCGAAACGCGCCGATATCGTGCTGCAGGGCTTTGGCGGCGGCACCGCGGCGAAGCTGGGCGTCGATTACGCGACGCTGTCGGCGCTGAACCCGCGGCTGATCTATTGCGAGATTTCCGGCTATGGCCGCGACGGGCCGATGGGCAAAACGCCGGGCTATGACGTCATGCTGCAGGCCTTCTCCGGCATGATCTCGACCATGGGCGACCCGGACGGGCCGTACGCCCGGGCCAGCTTCTCGCCGGTCGATCAGGCCACCGGCATGCATGCGTTGAGCGGCGTTCTGGCCGCCCTGCTGGAACGGCAGAAGACCGGCAAGGGGGTGTATCTCGAAGTCTCCCTGCTCGACAGCGCGATGGGTCTGATGGGCTATCTGGCGCAGAATTACTGGCGATCCGGCGCGCTGCCTGAGCGTATGGGCACCGGCCATCCCTCGCTTGCACCCTATCAGGCGTTCGCGGCGTCGGACGGCGCGCTGATGGTCGGCGTCGGCAATGATGGGCAGTGGCGGCGGCTCTGCGTGCTGCTGGGGCTGGAGGATTATGCCGCGCATCCCGACTTTGCGACGAACGCGGCGCGGGTGCGCAATTTTGCCCGCACCGTGGCGCTGGTGCAGGAGAAGGTGAGGGCGCAGCCCGCCGCGCACTGGCTGGCCGTCTTGTCCGAGGCCGGCCTGCCCTGCGCGCCGATCCACACGCTGGACCAGGCGCTGGACCATCCGCAGCTGGCGGCACGCGGCCTGCTAGTGGACAGCGATCATCCGGCGCTGGGGCCGATCCGCAATATCGGCTATCCGGTGCGCTTCGCGGGGGAGGCGCGACAGGCCAGCCGCACGCCGCCGCTGCTGGGCCAGCACAGCGCGGAGATATTGCGCGAGCTGGGCTATGACGAGGCCGCCATCGCGGCGCTGGCCGAGGCTGGCCATGTCGGCATAGTGAATAAAGAGGAGGAGCCGGCATGA
- a CDS encoding ABC transporter substrate-binding protein, which translates to MAGKADDTLNIAWDVEVPNVNMYFDTSRNGVIIAHHVWDALIWRDPASGDFKPLLATAWNIVDDKTIELDIRQGVKFHNGDPMTADDVVYTYNYLAKPDNGILNRNYTSWIDKAEKIGDAKVRITAKNTNPLILLYMGEIGIYPQKYYEEVGPEGMGTKPVGTGPYKITEVDPGKRLVFEAFEDYYDSPKGQPKIKNIVQRTIPEMNTQVVELASGRLNWIWRVAQDQADRLTKSGRVEVINANTMRVGYLQLNAAKGPEDSPLRKQKVRQAINHAINLDGIVKNLVRGSSQIIHSACYPEQFGCTDDVQKYPYDVAKAKALLAEAGYPNGFSTVLYAYRDRSHNEAIMSDLAAVGIKAELRYGQYAATRDALRKGEVPIGSLTWGSNSIPDVDAILPVFFGGLPDDLSQDEEVQALLVEGKSTLDQDKRKAAYKKALQKIAEQAYWVPTWTYTTNYAISNDLDFKPTADEIPRFWTASWK; encoded by the coding sequence ATGGCGGGAAAGGCCGACGACACCCTCAACATCGCCTGGGATGTCGAGGTGCCGAATGTGAACATGTATTTCGACACCTCGCGTAACGGCGTCATCATCGCCCATCACGTCTGGGACGCGCTGATCTGGCGCGATCCGGCCTCGGGCGATTTCAAGCCGCTGCTGGCGACCGCCTGGAACATCGTCGATGACAAGACCATCGAACTCGATATCCGTCAGGGCGTGAAGTTCCACAATGGCGATCCGATGACCGCCGACGATGTGGTCTATACCTACAATTATCTCGCCAAGCCGGATAACGGCATTCTGAACCGTAATTATACGAGCTGGATCGATAAGGCGGAGAAGATCGGCGATGCCAAGGTCCGGATCACCGCCAAGAACACCAACCCGCTGATCCTGCTCTATATGGGCGAAATCGGCATCTATCCTCAGAAATATTATGAGGAAGTCGGGCCCGAGGGCATGGGGACCAAGCCGGTCGGCACCGGCCCCTACAAGATCACCGAGGTCGATCCCGGCAAGCGCCTGGTGTTCGAGGCCTTCGAGGATTATTACGACAGCCCGAAGGGCCAGCCGAAGATCAAGAATATCGTGCAGCGCACGATCCCGGAGATGAACACCCAGGTCGTCGAGCTGGCCAGTGGCCGCCTCAACTGGATCTGGCGCGTGGCGCAGGACCAGGCCGACCGTCTGACCAAGAGCGGCCGGGTCGAGGTCATCAACGCCAACACCATGCGCGTCGGCTACCTGCAGCTGAACGCCGCCAAGGGGCCGGAGGATTCACCGCTGCGCAAGCAGAAGGTGCGCCAGGCGATCAACCATGCCATCAACCTCGACGGCATCGTGAAGAACCTGGTGCGCGGCTCCTCCCAGATCATCCACTCGGCCTGCTATCCGGAGCAGTTCGGCTGCACCGACGATGTGCAGAAATATCCGTACGACGTTGCCAAGGCGAAGGCCCTGCTGGCCGAGGCCGGTTATCCGAACGGCTTCTCCACGGTGCTCTACGCCTATCGCGACCGGTCGCACAACGAGGCGATCATGTCCGATCTCGCCGCCGTCGGCATCAAGGCGGAGCTGCGCTACGGCCAGTACGCCGCGACCCGCGACGCGCTGCGCAAGGGCGAGGTTCCGATCGGCAGCCTGACCTGGGGCTCCAACTCGATCCCCGACGTCGATGCCATCCTGCCGGTCTTCTTCGGCGGCCTGCCGGACGATCTGTCCCAGGATGAGGAGGTGCAGGCCCTGCTTGTCGAGGGCAAGTCCACCCTCGACCAGGATAAGCGCAAGGCAGCCTACAAGAAGGCGCTGCAGAAGATCGCAGAGCAGGCCTATTGGGTGCCGACCTGGACCTACACCACGAATTATGCGATTTCCAACGACCTCGACTTCAAGCCGACGGCCGACGAAATCCCGCGGTTCTGGACCGCTTCGTGGAAGTAA
- a CDS encoding ABC transporter permease yields the protein MLIYTAKRLVVALLVALTISLISFGLLFLSGDPATTIAGESADDAAIQAIRMQYGFDKPIHEQYFAWVGRALQGDFGTSFYFKVPVTHLIFERLPVTLGLGLSAITFAIILSIPLGVLAARYPNSLIDRLALTMSVMGQALPSFWFALLLIMVFSFMYPLLPPSGSESWVHFIMPTIVLGYYATPAIMRLTRTGMLEVLGADYIRTARAKGLRPRTVLFKHALRNAIIPVVSLSAVQLGFMLGGSIVVETIFALHGTGYLAWESIRRYDLPTVQAILLVFSLIYIVLTFLADLLNAWLDPRIRVG from the coding sequence ATGCTGATTTACACCGCAAAAAGGCTGGTCGTGGCGCTGCTTGTGGCGCTGACGATCTCGCTCATCAGTTTCGGACTGCTGTTCCTGTCCGGCGACCCGGCGACGACGATTGCCGGCGAAAGCGCCGACGACGCCGCCATCCAGGCGATCCGCATGCAGTACGGGTTCGATAAACCCATTCACGAGCAGTATTTCGCCTGGGTTGGGCGCGCGCTGCAGGGCGATTTCGGCACCAGCTTCTATTTCAAGGTGCCGGTTACCCATCTCATTTTCGAGCGGCTGCCGGTCACGCTGGGGCTGGGGCTGTCCGCCATCACCTTCGCGATCATCCTGTCGATTCCACTGGGCGTGCTGGCCGCGCGCTATCCCAACAGCCTGATCGACCGGCTGGCGCTGACCATGTCCGTGATGGGCCAGGCGCTGCCAAGCTTCTGGTTCGCACTGCTGCTGATCATGGTGTTTTCCTTCATGTACCCGCTGCTGCCGCCCTCGGGTTCGGAAAGCTGGGTGCATTTCATCATGCCGACCATCGTGCTGGGCTATTACGCAACGCCGGCGATCATGCGGCTGACCCGTACTGGCATGCTGGAAGTGCTGGGCGCGGACTATATCCGCACCGCCCGTGCCAAGGGGTTGCGGCCGCGCACCGTGCTGTTCAAGCACGCGCTGCGCAACGCGATCATCCCGGTGGTCAGCCTGTCCGCCGTGCAGCTGGGTTTCATGCTGGGCGGCTCCATCGTGGTGGAGACCATCTTCGCCCTGCATGGCACCGGCTATCTCGCCTGGGAATCGATCCGCCGCTATGACCTGCCGACCGTGCAGGCGATCCTGCTGGTCTTCTCCCTCATCTATATCGTGCTGACGTTCCTGGCCGACCTGCTGAACGCCTGGCTCGATCCCCGTATCCGCGTGGGCTGA
- a CDS encoding ABC transporter permease, with translation MAAITIPAAEDIVGPTPGQRLRKRILGHRGVMIGAVILGFILLVALLAPLLAPYDPYAQTLSNRLVPPVWAEGGSWVHPLGTDGLGRDYLSRLMYGAQISLFIGFATALISGVIGTVMGVAAGYFGGRVDLVVTFLITCRLSMPVILVSLAVVAMLGNSLTIVVTVLGVLLWDRYAVVMRSATMQVRSLDYVAAASAAGCSTWRILVSEILPNVMNPLIVVATLEVAHAVLLEAALSFLGLGVQPPLPSWGLMISEGKDYLLFDAWLITIPGICLFALLLAINLLGDGVRDVTAPENRS, from the coding sequence ATGGCCGCAATCACCATTCCCGCTGCCGAGGATATCGTCGGCCCGACCCCGGGCCAGCGGCTGCGCAAGCGCATCCTCGGCCATCGCGGCGTCATGATCGGCGCCGTCATCCTTGGCTTCATCCTGCTGGTGGCCCTGCTGGCCCCGCTGCTGGCGCCCTACGATCCCTATGCCCAGACCCTCAGCAACCGTCTGGTGCCGCCGGTCTGGGCCGAAGGCGGCAGCTGGGTGCATCCGCTGGGCACCGACGGGCTGGGCCGCGACTATCTTTCCCGCCTGATGTATGGCGCGCAGATCTCGCTGTTCATCGGCTTCGCCACGGCGCTGATCTCCGGTGTCATCGGCACCGTGATGGGCGTGGCCGCCGGCTATTTCGGCGGGCGCGTCGATCTCGTCGTCACCTTCCTCATCACCTGCCGGCTGTCGATGCCGGTCATCCTGGTGTCACTGGCGGTGGTCGCCATGCTGGGCAATTCGCTGACCATCGTGGTCACCGTGCTGGGCGTGCTGCTGTGGGACCGCTATGCCGTGGTCATGCGCAGCGCCACCATGCAGGTGCGCTCGCTGGATTATGTCGCCGCCGCCTCGGCGGCCGGCTGTTCGACCTGGCGCATCCTGGTCTCCGAGATCCTGCCCAACGTGATGAACCCGCTGATCGTGGTGGCGACCTTGGAAGTCGCCCATGCCGTGCTGCTGGAAGCGGCCTTGAGCTTCCTCGGCCTTGGCGTGCAGCCGCCCCTGCCCTCCTGGGGACTGATGATCTCGGAAGGCAAGGACTACCTGCTGTTCGACGCCTGGCTGATCACCATTCCCGGCATCTGCCTGTTCGCGCTGCTGCTGGCCATCAACCTGCTCGGCGATGGCGTGCGCGACGTGACCGCCCCCGAAAACCGGAGCTGA
- a CDS encoding ABC transporter ATP-binding protein: MAALLEVENLRVDIPLAAGTLHAVRGISFQVDRGETLCIVGESGCGKSLTSLSIMDLLPPKAVRSADKLAFDGIDLSRIGQSQMSDIRGDRMAMIFQEPMTSLNPAYTIGNQLEEALLRHRNISRKESRDRAVHLLEKVGITGAASRLGQYPHQLSGGLRQRVMIAMALMCGPELILADEPTTALDVTIQAQILHLMIELQKEFGMGMILITHDLGIVARVADKVAVMYAGQIVESGTVNEVFDNPMHPYTQGLLRCIPVPGKTQRGAHLGSIPGIVPSLIGDIHGCAFRNRCSYAFEDCTRVDVPLTETTPGRGYRCLLSDEQCIENAKEVA; encoded by the coding sequence ATGGCCGCTCTTCTCGAAGTCGAAAATCTCCGCGTCGATATCCCGCTGGCCGCCGGTACGCTGCATGCCGTGCGCGGTATCAGCTTCCAGGTGGATCGCGGCGAGACGCTGTGCATCGTCGGCGAATCCGGCTGCGGCAAGTCGCTGACCTCGCTGTCGATCATGGATCTGCTGCCGCCCAAGGCGGTGCGCAGCGCCGATAAACTGGCCTTCGACGGTATCGATCTGTCGCGCATCGGCCAGTCGCAGATGTCGGACATCCGCGGCGACCGGATGGCGATGATCTTCCAGGAGCCGATGACCAGCCTGAATCCGGCCTACACCATCGGCAACCAGCTGGAAGAGGCGCTGCTGCGCCACCGTAACATCTCCCGCAAGGAGTCGCGCGACCGCGCCGTGCATCTGCTGGAGAAGGTCGGCATCACCGGTGCGGCCAGCCGCCTCGGCCAGTATCCGCATCAGCTTTCGGGCGGGCTGCGCCAGCGCGTGATGATCGCCATGGCGCTGATGTGTGGGCCGGAACTGATCCTGGCGGACGAGCCGACCACGGCGCTGGACGTGACCATCCAGGCGCAGATCCTGCACCTGATGATCGAACTCCAGAAGGAGTTCGGCATGGGCATGATCCTGATCACCCATGATCTCGGCATCGTCGCCCGCGTCGCCGACAAGGTGGCTGTCATGTATGCCGGCCAGATCGTCGAGAGCGGCACGGTGAACGAGGTGTTCGACAATCCGATGCACCCTTATACGCAGGGCCTGCTGCGCTGCATTCCGGTGCCGGGCAAGACCCAGCGCGGCGCGCATCTGGGCTCGATCCCCGGCATCGTGCCGTCGCTGATCGGCGACATCCATGGCTGTGCCTTCCGCAACCGCTGCAGTTACGCTTTCGAGGATTGCACCCGCGTGGACGTGCCCCTGACCGAAACCACGCCCGGCCGCGGCTATCGTTGCCTGCTGAGCGATGAGCAATGCATAGAGAATGCGAAGGAGGTCGCGTGA
- a CDS encoding ABC transporter ATP-binding protein: MTAIPPVLETRDLRCTFQVRQGMFKPKKPLHAVNGVSLKVNKGDVLGLVGESGCGKSTFARILLGLQMPTSGDVRIDGQATTAFTRKQIARRIQPIFQDPYSSLNPRKTIGTIITLPLSVHGVGDPASWRGTVERMMDLCGLPKRVYDSYPNQLSGGQRQRVAIARALVMQPEVVICDEPTSALDVSVQSQILNLLQDLRGELGLTYVLISHNLAVVEHMATSVAVMYLGRIVEQADTDTLFRAPKHPYTEALLASVLTPEPGKGVPDAQLGATFPNPINPPSGCTFHTRCPKVMDVCRQVAPRSLVVDGSSVECHLHDGAQRNAA, encoded by the coding sequence ATGACGGCTATTCCTCCCGTCCTGGAAACCCGCGACCTGCGCTGCACCTTCCAGGTGCGTCAGGGCATGTTCAAGCCGAAGAAGCCGCTGCATGCGGTGAACGGCGTCTCGCTGAAGGTCAACAAGGGCGATGTGCTGGGGCTGGTCGGCGAATCCGGCTGCGGCAAATCCACCTTCGCGCGCATCCTGCTGGGCCTGCAGATGCCGACGTCCGGCGATGTGCGGATCGACGGGCAGGCGACCACGGCCTTTACCCGCAAGCAGATCGCGCGGCGCATCCAGCCGATCTTTCAGGATCCTTATTCCTCGCTGAATCCGCGCAAGACCATCGGCACCATCATCACCCTGCCGCTCAGCGTGCATGGTGTCGGCGATCCTGCCTCCTGGCGCGGCACGGTCGAGCGGATGATGGACCTCTGCGGCCTGCCGAAGCGGGTCTATGACAGCTATCCCAACCAGCTGTCGGGCGGCCAGCGCCAGCGCGTCGCCATCGCCCGCGCGCTGGTCATGCAGCCGGAAGTGGTGATCTGCGACGAGCCAACCTCGGCGCTGGACGTCTCGGTGCAGTCGCAGATTCTGAACCTGTTGCAGGATCTGCGCGGCGAGTTGGGGCTGACCTATGTGCTGATCAGCCACAATCTCGCGGTGGTCGAGCATATGGCGACCTCGGTCGCGGTCATGTATCTCGGCCGCATCGTCGAGCAAGCCGACACCGACACGCTGTTCCGCGCGCCCAAGCATCCCTATACCGAGGCGCTGCTGGCCTCCGTGCTGACGCCGGAGCCAGGCAAGGGCGTGCCGGACGCGCAGCTGGGCGCGACCTTCCCGAACCCGATCAATCCGCCTTCAGGCTGCACCTTCCATACGCGCTGCCCGAAGGTCATGGATGTCTGCCGGCAGGTGGCGCCCCGGTCCTTGGTCGTCGATGGCAGCAGCGTCGAATGCCATCTGCACGACGGCGCACAGCGCAACGCCGCCTGA
- a CDS encoding Dabb family protein: protein MIRHIVFFSVKDPAQLDAVETGLKLLEQSPYPTLLEVKRNLRRDLFDNDVDLVVYGEFPDQAALDAYKQDPLYQRSIDRVRPLRELRIAADIEG from the coding sequence ATGATCCGGCACATCGTGTTCTTTTCGGTAAAGGACCCGGCGCAGCTGGACGCGGTCGAGACGGGGCTGAAGCTGCTGGAGCAGAGCCCCTACCCGACCCTGCTGGAGGTGAAGCGCAATCTGCGCCGCGACCTGTTCGACAATGATGTCGATCTCGTCGTCTATGGCGAGTTCCCGGACCAGGCGGCGCTGGATGCCTACAAGCAGGACCCGCTCTACCAGCGCTCTATCGACCGCGTGCGCCCCTTGCGGGAATTGCGCATCGCGGCCGATATCGAGGGCTGA
- a CDS encoding TonB-dependent siderophore receptor — protein sequence MHRRSAGKGLRPALKGGAALMGGTALLLCLALPQPGFAQDKKPEQESKDEKSVELAPVNIEALRSITSYEATEGYVSYFSVAATKSDTPAIETPQSVSTIGRQEMEDRGAKTMAEAVRYSPGVTVDNYGVDPRGYDSITIRGFYSSTTGSFRDGLRMDGNAFAAYTTEPYAIERIDIMRGPSGALYGQAEAGGVIDRTTKRPNADMRQEVKVEAGSWDHFQGAFDMGGKANEDGSLLFRLTGVARDSDTEFDYNDGTSQKNNRLFIAPSLTWKGDKTEITFLADYMKDERSPLFNTFANETVGRTNVVSGEPGFDKFDQEQFSVGYALAHRFDDTFTFRQTARYFEVSVDYQTVSANGLSADNRTLNRYVWAAPDDLAQTAIDNQLEARFDFQGMRHTMLFGFDYSRSVDEFQYYNGAATSIDLVNPVYTGAVLPAAPYLSNEQTLTQTGVYIQDQVKLDNWIVTLGGRYSWVDLDTDDLLTNTTQSFEDSAFTGRVGVTYLFENGLAPYVSFIQGFTPKQGTDLFGKPFEPEDSTQYEIGVKYQPVNYNALFTASVYHLTKTNVQTRDPADINNTLQTGEIEVRGLELEAKAGLFKGLDLTAAYAFMDAEVTESNDGNVGLSPVLIPEHTASLWAVYSLQQPELRGLRFGGGLRYVGTAYNDTLNTSENPDYLLVDALVSYAFNENMTLDLRASNLLDEEYTTTCAFGSCYYGPGRWVTAGMTYRW from the coding sequence ATGCACAGGCGTTCCGCAGGAAAGGGGCTGCGCCCTGCGCTAAAAGGGGGGGCGGCGCTGATGGGGGGCACGGCGCTGCTGCTGTGCCTGGCGCTGCCGCAGCCGGGCTTCGCGCAGGACAAGAAGCCGGAGCAGGAGAGCAAGGACGAGAAGTCGGTCGAGCTGGCGCCGGTCAATATCGAGGCGCTGCGCAGCATCACCTCCTACGAGGCGACGGAAGGCTATGTCTCCTATTTCTCGGTGGCGGCGACCAAGTCGGACACGCCGGCCATCGAGACCCCGCAGTCGGTCTCGACCATCGGCCGTCAGGAGATGGAGGATCGCGGTGCCAAGACCATGGCGGAGGCCGTGCGCTATTCTCCCGGCGTGACCGTCGATAATTACGGCGTCGATCCGCGCGGCTATGATTCGATCACCATTCGCGGCTTCTATTCCTCGACCACCGGGTCGTTCCGCGACGGTCTGCGCATGGACGGCAACGCTTTTGCCGCCTACACGACGGAGCCCTACGCCATCGAGCGTATCGACATCATGCGCGGCCCCAGCGGCGCGCTGTATGGCCAGGCGGAGGCCGGCGGCGTCATCGACCGCACCACCAAGCGGCCGAACGCCGACATGCGCCAGGAAGTGAAGGTCGAGGCCGGCAGCTGGGACCATTTCCAGGGCGCCTTCGATATGGGCGGCAAGGCCAATGAGGATGGTAGCCTGCTGTTCCGCCTCACCGGCGTGGCGCGCGATTCCGACACCGAGTTCGATTATAATGACGGCACCTCGCAGAAGAACAACCGGCTGTTCATCGCGCCGTCGCTGACCTGGAAGGGCGACAAGACCGAGATCACCTTCCTGGCCGACTATATGAAGGACGAGCGCTCGCCGCTGTTCAACACCTTCGCCAACGAGACGGTCGGGCGCACCAATGTGGTGTCCGGCGAGCCCGGCTTCGACAAGTTCGATCAGGAGCAGTTCTCGGTCGGCTACGCCCTCGCGCACCGCTTCGACGACACTTTCACCTTCCGCCAGACCGCGCGCTATTTCGAGGTCAGCGTGGATTACCAGACGGTGTCGGCGAACGGCCTCTCGGCTGACAACCGCACGCTCAACCGCTATGTCTGGGCCGCCCCCGACGATCTCGCCCAGACCGCCATCGACAACCAGCTGGAGGCGCGCTTCGACTTCCAGGGCATGCGCCACACCATGCTGTTCGGCTTCGACTACAGCCGCAGCGTGGACGAGTTCCAGTATTACAACGGGGCTGCCACGTCGATCGACCTTGTCAATCCGGTCTATACCGGTGCGGTGCTGCCGGCAGCACCTTATCTCTCGAACGAGCAGACGCTGACCCAGACCGGCGTTTATATTCAGGACCAGGTCAAGCTGGATAACTGGATTGTGACTCTGGGCGGCCGCTACAGCTGGGTCGATCTCGATACCGACGATTTGCTGACCAACACCACCCAATCCTTCGAGGACAGCGCCTTTACCGGCCGTGTCGGCGTGACCTACCTGTTCGAGAATGGCCTGGCGCCCTATGTCAGCTTCATCCAGGGTTTCACGCCGAAGCAGGGCACCGATCTGTTCGGCAAGCCGTTCGAGCCGGAGGATTCGACGCAGTATGAAATCGGCGTCAAATACCAGCCGGTTAATTACAACGCGCTGTTCACCGCCTCGGTCTATCACCTGACCAAGACCAATGTGCAGACCCGCGATCCGGCGGACATCAACAACACGCTGCAGACCGGCGAGATCGAGGTGCGCGGCCTGGAGCTGGAGGCGAAAGCCGGCCTGTTCAAGGGGCTGGATCTGACTGCGGCCTATGCCTTCATGGATGCCGAGGTGACGGAGAGCAATGACGGCAATGTCGGTTTGAGCCCGGTGCTGATCCCCGAACACACCGCCTCGCTGTGGGCGGTGTACAGCCTGCAGCAGCCGGAACTGCGCGGCCTGCGCTTCGGCGGCGGGTTGCGTTATGTCGGCACGGCCTATAACGACACGCTGAACACTTCGGAGAACCCGGACTATCTGCTGGTCGATGCGCTGGTCAGCTACGCGTTCAACGAGAACATGACGCTGGATCTGCGCGCCAGCAATCTGCTGGACGAGGAATACACGACCACCTGCGCCTTCGGCTCCTGCTATTACGGGCCGGGCCGCTGGGTCACCGCCGGCATGACCTACCGCTGGTAG
- a CDS encoding GGDEF domain-containing protein — protein MKLNAFEFLDNFALMALAAVLYGIILRLDYPRDVRRILGGIMFGVGAAVSMMDPLRVAPGVIVDLRSLFIGFSGAFLGPVAMVISLTIGAVTRYQIGGTGVVPGIVAMTLAGCSGTLWGYLMRNRSRARVRHLLLLGLMLCVGLLAFLLLPPEIRIKAFKNAAPYAAASYILGALLLGTFVERERFYAMRERRLTNEVNTDPLTGLLNRRGFQSGFEAAQEETVSENGAAILLVDLDHFKKLNDTYGHDIGDLVLQSVGATLRKAVRQSDLLARLGGEEFVVYLPNASMADARNIAERIRAGIETSSVASNGSSIKASTSIGGCWSLNAMDLTTGLKRADVELYKAKQGGRNQVRFTPTIKSAA, from the coding sequence ATGAAACTCAACGCTTTTGAATTCTTGGATAACTTCGCCCTCATGGCGCTTGCGGCCGTGCTGTATGGCATCATCCTGCGGCTGGACTATCCTCGTGATGTGCGGCGTATCCTGGGCGGTATTATGTTCGGTGTCGGCGCCGCCGTCTCCATGATGGACCCGTTGCGCGTCGCGCCAGGTGTCATCGTCGATCTGCGCAGCCTTTTTATCGGTTTTTCCGGCGCCTTTCTGGGGCCCGTGGCCATGGTGATCTCGCTCACGATCGGGGCCGTGACCCGGTATCAGATCGGTGGCACTGGCGTGGTACCGGGTATTGTTGCGATGACTCTTGCAGGCTGCAGCGGCACGCTCTGGGGCTACCTTATGCGCAACCGGTCGCGCGCGCGCGTCCGGCATTTGCTGCTGCTGGGCCTTATGCTGTGCGTCGGCCTGCTGGCTTTCCTGTTACTGCCGCCGGAAATCCGTATAAAGGCATTCAAGAATGCCGCGCCCTATGCAGCCGCCTCCTATATTCTTGGCGCCCTGCTGCTCGGGACCTTCGTCGAACGAGAGCGTTTTTATGCCATGCGCGAACGGCGGCTGACCAACGAGGTGAACACCGATCCGCTGACGGGTCTTTTGAATCGGCGGGGGTTCCAGAGTGGTTTCGAAGCGGCGCAGGAAGAAACCGTTTCGGAAAATGGTGCGGCGATCCTTCTGGTCGATCTCGACCATTTCAAGAAGCTGAACGATACCTACGGCCACGACATCGGCGATCTCGTCCTGCAATCGGTTGGAGCAACCCTGCGCAAGGCGGTCCGCCAGAGCGACCTGCTGGCTCGTCTCGGCGGGGAGGAGTTTGTGGTTTACCTGCCGAATGCGAGCATGGCTGACGCCCGGAACATTGCCGAGCGTATCCGCGCCGGTATCGAGACGAGCAGCGTTGCCAGCAACGGTTCTTCGATTAAGGCCAGCACCAGTATTGGTGGGTGCTGGAGCCTGAATGCCATGGACCTGACGACGGGCCTGAAACGCGCCGACGTGGAACTCTACAAGGCCAAGCAGGGTGGCCGGAACCAGGTTCGCTTTACCCCCACCATCAAGAGCGCCGCCTGA